In Rattus norvegicus strain BN/NHsdMcwi chromosome 3, GRCr8, whole genome shotgun sequence, a genomic segment contains:
- the LOC134486250 gene encoding Y-linked testis-specific protein 1-like — protein MSLRRMSTQSFQKQRRRRPSPQALGNIVGCRISHGWKEGDEPVTQWKAIILDQLPTNPSLYLVKYDGIDCVYGLGLHSDERILKLKVLPHKVVFPQVKHAHLASAMVGRAVEHKFEGKHATKDNWRGVVPSQVRIMKNWFSITYEKDTVLYIYQLLDDYTEGNLRIIPETPPVEVKSDVNSDILTGQCVQFTRSDGSKKIGKFIYQVLAKPSVYFIKFYGDVHI, from the coding sequence atgtctctgaggaggatgagcacacaatccttccagaagcagaggaggaggaggccttctccccaggccctggggaacattgtgggctgcagaatttctcacggatggaaggaaggtgatgagcctgtcacccagtggaaggccatcattctagatcaactgccaacaaatccctctctctatcttgtcaagtatgatggaattgactgtgtctacggactgggacttcacagcgatgagaggattttaaagcttaaggtcttgcctcacaaagtagtgtttcctcaagtgaaacacgcccatctcgcaagtgccatggttggccgagcagtggagcataaatttgagggcaaacatgccactaaggacaactggaggggggtggtcccatCCCAGGTGCGAATCATGAAGAACTGGTTTTctatcacctacgagaaagatacAGTCCtttacatctaccagctcctggatgattacacagaaggtaacctccgtatcattccagagactcctccagtagaggtgaagtcagacgttaacagcgacatcttaacaggtcaatgtgtgcagttcaccagaagcgatgggtccaaaaagatcggcaaattcatttaccaagttctagccaagccttctgtgtacttcatcaagttttatggcgacgtccacatctaa